From the genome of Pelobacter propionicus DSM 2379, one region includes:
- a CDS encoding DUF4177 domain-containing protein has product MEYEYKVIDVADGAISSLLLGEGRIETNVLQAYINAMASEGWRLVFMVNVMQRHLVVADRETLMITFERRVPESEKAARAARCIDDVIAAEDEAKKKGYVAAAGATGMAVVGSGLIGALVNSIGSDE; this is encoded by the coding sequence ATGGAATATGAATACAAAGTAATAGATGTTGCTGATGGTGCAATTAGCTCTCTACTGCTCGGAGAAGGAAGAATTGAAACAAACGTACTTCAAGCGTACATAAATGCAATGGCGTCAGAGGGCTGGAGATTGGTATTTATGGTAAACGTGATGCAGCGCCACCTTGTTGTTGCTGATCGTGAAACTCTAATGATCACGTTTGAGCGTCGAGTACCTGAGTCAGAAAAGGCTGCTCGTGCAGCACGTTGTATTGATGACGTAATTGCTGCAGAAGATGAGGCCAAAAAGAAAGGGTATGTAGCAGCGGCTGGAGCTACTGGGATGGCAGTTGTCGGTAGCGGATTAATCGGCGCATTAGTAAATAGCATTGGTAGCGATGAGTAA
- a CDS encoding ABC-F family ATP-binding cassette domain-containing protein, protein MIAATNVTLSYGKRVLFKDVNIKFTPGNCYGLIGANGAGKSTFLKILAGEISPDAGSISTGPRERIAVLRQDQFAFDEETVLNTVIRGHERLYTIMVEREAIYAKPDFSEEDGVRSAELEGEFAEMNGYEAESEAAVLLNGLGIPEELRGRQMKELEAGQKVRVLLAQALFGNPDVLLLDEPTNNLDLKSISWLEEFLFRFSNTVIVVSHDRHFLNQVCTHTADIDFGRIQVYVGNYDFWYHASQLNLRQRQNENRKVSDKVTELKEFIQRFSSNASKAKQATSRKKLLDKLTLEDMPVSSRKYPHVVFKPERACGDIILEIQGLCKQVDGVDVLKDLDLIVRKGDKIAFVGGNGLARTTLFQILAGELEPDSGSFRWGVTITSSYFPKENSAYFDNDFNLVEWLGQFAPATEGETFARGFLGRMLFSGDEALKKTRVLSGGEKVRCMLSRMMLTGANVLILDEPTNHLDLESITALNDGLIAFSEVILFASHDHEFVSTIANRIIEITPHGVIDRVMGFDEYLEDADVTAERDSLYEGHAELTL, encoded by the coding sequence ATGATAGCTGCAACAAACGTCACACTTTCCTACGGCAAACGGGTCCTGTTCAAGGACGTCAACATAAAGTTCACGCCGGGCAACTGCTACGGGCTGATCGGCGCCAACGGCGCGGGCAAGTCCACGTTTCTGAAGATTCTGGCCGGCGAGATCTCTCCCGACGCCGGCTCCATCAGCACCGGCCCCCGCGAGCGCATAGCGGTGCTGCGCCAGGACCAGTTCGCCTTTGACGAGGAGACGGTGCTGAACACGGTCATCAGGGGGCACGAGCGCCTCTACACGATCATGGTCGAGCGGGAGGCGATCTACGCCAAGCCGGACTTCAGCGAGGAGGACGGGGTCCGCTCCGCCGAGCTGGAGGGGGAGTTCGCCGAGATGAACGGCTATGAGGCCGAATCCGAGGCTGCCGTGCTGCTGAACGGCCTGGGTATCCCGGAAGAGCTGCGCGGCCGCCAGATGAAGGAGCTGGAAGCAGGGCAGAAGGTGCGCGTGCTCCTGGCCCAGGCGCTGTTCGGCAACCCGGACGTGCTGCTTTTGGACGAACCGACCAACAACCTGGACCTGAAATCCATCTCCTGGTTGGAGGAATTCCTCTTCCGTTTTTCCAATACGGTCATCGTGGTCTCCCACGACCGCCACTTCCTGAACCAGGTCTGTACCCATACGGCGGACATCGACTTCGGCAGGATCCAGGTCTACGTGGGCAACTACGATTTCTGGTACCACGCCAGCCAGCTCAACCTGCGCCAGCGCCAAAACGAGAACCGCAAGGTCAGCGACAAGGTGACCGAGTTGAAGGAGTTCATCCAGCGCTTCAGCTCCAACGCTTCCAAGGCCAAGCAGGCCACCTCGCGCAAGAAGCTCCTGGACAAGCTGACCCTGGAGGATATGCCGGTCTCCTCCCGCAAGTACCCGCACGTGGTGTTCAAGCCGGAGCGCGCCTGCGGCGACATCATCCTGGAAATCCAGGGGCTGTGCAAGCAGGTGGACGGAGTCGACGTGCTGAAAGATCTGGACCTGATCGTGCGCAAGGGGGACAAGATCGCCTTCGTGGGGGGCAACGGCCTGGCCAGGACGACCCTCTTCCAGATCCTGGCCGGCGAACTGGAGCCGGACAGCGGCAGCTTCCGCTGGGGGGTGACCATCACCAGCTCCTACTTCCCCAAGGAGAACAGCGCCTACTTCGACAACGATTTCAACTTGGTGGAGTGGCTGGGGCAGTTCGCCCCCGCCACCGAGGGGGAGACCTTCGCCCGCGGCTTCCTGGGCAGGATGCTCTTCTCCGGCGACGAGGCGCTGAAGAAGACCCGCGTCCTCTCCGGCGGCGAGAAGGTGCGCTGCATGCTGTCGCGCATGATGCTCACCGGCGCCAACGTGCTGATCCTGGACGAACCGACCAACCACCTGGACCTGGAGTCCATCACCGCCCTGAACGACGGCCTGATCGCCTTCAGCGAGGTCATCCTGTTCGCCTCCCACGACCATGAGTTCGTCTCCACCATCGCCAACCGGATCATCGAGATCACCCCCCACGGGGTCATCGACCGGGTGATGGGTTTTGACGAGTACCTGGAAGACGCCGATGTGACTGCGGAGCGGGACAGCCTGTATGAGGGGCATGCGGAGCTGACGCTGTAG
- a CDS encoding cation:proton antiporter — translation MENVYREFALLLLASAGAGFLALRMRQPLLIAYIAVGIIAGPAMLGWVTAHDQIDLLAQIGVTVLLFVVGLKLDLHSVRHIGPVALATGLGQLTFTILIGFALLLAFGKDMLTALYVAVALTFSSTIIIVKLLSDKKELDSLHGRIAVGFLIVQDIAVVLAMMVMSALRSTTGSAAPGEIILSLATRLGGAGIILFLVMRYVFPWLMERIARSSELLLIFAIAWGVALAALGEWSGFSKEAGAFLAGFSLASTGYREVIGSRLSSMRDFLLLFFFVELGSKLNLSTLGDQTVTAIVLSLFVLIGNPLIVMAIMGFMGYRRRTGFLAGLTVAQISEFSIVFVAMGITLGHVGEAALGLTTLIGLITITLSTYMILYSEPLYQRMKGFLGIFERYKPFREMAMEQEHQDTSLPEIVVFGLGRYGGRLARKLNDAGLDVLGVDFDPEVIVSLEREGLHVHFGDSEDINFLETLPIDAAKWIVTTLPQPDSHQILMSGLKHIGYEGRIAVLARDENQVAVLETTETDKILYPFNDAADFAAKELADLLRTADNAA, via the coding sequence ATGGAAAACGTGTACCGTGAATTCGCCCTTCTGTTGCTTGCCTCAGCCGGGGCCGGTTTCCTGGCGCTGCGCATGCGGCAACCGCTGCTTATCGCCTACATTGCTGTGGGCATCATCGCCGGACCAGCAATGCTCGGTTGGGTCACGGCCCACGATCAGATCGATCTGCTTGCCCAGATCGGCGTAACTGTCTTGTTGTTTGTCGTCGGCCTGAAACTTGACTTGCACAGTGTGCGCCATATCGGACCAGTCGCATTGGCAACGGGACTCGGCCAGCTCACGTTCACGATCCTCATCGGTTTTGCGCTTCTGCTTGCTTTCGGCAAAGATATGCTCACGGCACTGTATGTTGCCGTAGCCCTCACCTTTTCCAGTACGATCATCATCGTCAAACTCCTGTCAGATAAAAAGGAACTGGACTCCCTTCATGGACGCATTGCCGTCGGCTTTCTCATCGTACAGGATATTGCCGTTGTTCTGGCCATGATGGTAATGAGCGCCCTGCGCAGTACTACCGGCTCGGCAGCTCCCGGGGAAATCATCCTGTCACTGGCCACCCGCCTCGGCGGTGCCGGCATCATCCTCTTCCTGGTGATGCGCTATGTCTTTCCCTGGCTCATGGAACGCATTGCCCGCTCCTCTGAACTGCTGCTGATATTTGCCATCGCCTGGGGCGTCGCCCTGGCAGCCCTGGGTGAATGGTCGGGGTTCAGCAAGGAGGCAGGAGCATTTCTCGCCGGATTTTCCCTGGCATCAACCGGCTACCGGGAAGTAATCGGCTCGCGCCTCTCCAGCATGCGCGATTTTTTGCTGCTGTTCTTTTTTGTCGAGTTGGGCTCAAAACTCAACCTGTCCACCCTCGGCGACCAAACGGTGACGGCAATCGTACTCTCCTTGTTTGTCCTGATCGGCAATCCGCTCATTGTCATGGCCATCATGGGGTTCATGGGCTACCGCCGCCGTACCGGTTTCCTTGCCGGGCTGACCGTTGCCCAGATCAGTGAGTTTTCAATTGTCTTCGTAGCCATGGGCATCACCCTCGGCCATGTGGGTGAAGCAGCATTGGGCCTGACAACATTGATCGGTCTGATCACCATAACCCTGTCCACATACATGATTCTCTACTCGGAGCCGCTTTATCAGCGGATGAAAGGATTCCTCGGCATCTTCGAGCGATACAAACCATTCCGGGAAATGGCCATGGAACAGGAGCACCAGGATACAAGTCTCCCTGAAATTGTCGTATTCGGTCTCGGCCGTTATGGTGGAAGACTTGCCAGGAAACTGAATGATGCCGGACTCGATGTGCTGGGAGTCGACTTCGACCCGGAGGTGATAGTCTCTTTAGAGCGAGAAGGGTTGCACGTTCATTTCGGCGACAGCGAAGACATTAACTTCCTGGAAACATTACCCATTGACGCTGCAAAATGGATCGTCACGACCCTGCCGCAGCCGGATTCTCATCAGATTCTCATGTCCGGACTGAAACACATTGGTTATGAGGGAAGAATAGCCGTGCTTGCCAGAGATGAAAATCAGGTAGCCGTTCTGGAGACCACGGAAACTGACAAAATTCTGTACCCGTTTAACGACGCTGCCGATTTCGCGGCGAAGGAACTGGCCGATCTGCTGCGGACAGCAGACAATGCAGCCTGA
- a CDS encoding Rossmann-fold NAD(P)-binding domain-containing protein produces MTQPIWFKDLINRLDTDFLEDYEERAAIMQFDGGLSRDHAECLALLNIFRKHPMAQAGLSVVKAELDGDTEFIVTTNKESACQLLSAIGCEITVQNDLASVVDSEFDGTARLAKFAILFEG; encoded by the coding sequence ATGACACAGCCTATATGGTTCAAGGATCTTATAAATCGCTTGGATACCGATTTTCTGGAGGACTATGAGGAACGCGCTGCGATCATGCAATTTGACGGTGGCCTATCTCGGGATCATGCCGAATGTCTGGCTCTGCTGAACATTTTCAGGAAGCATCCCATGGCACAGGCTGGCTTGAGTGTAGTCAAGGCAGAACTGGATGGCGACACCGAATTCATTGTAACTACCAACAAAGAGTCGGCATGCCAGCTCCTTTCCGCTATTGGATGCGAAATCACAGTGCAAAACGACCTGGCTTCCGTGGTGGATTCAGAATTTGATGGCACTGCAAGGCTCGCAAAGTTTGCCATCTTATTTGAAGGATGA
- a CDS encoding SseB family protein, whose product METSPETPQETNGLDQALLTLREDMADAKRQSKFYDTFLNTIFCVPTFDQQELDGESAVEEGQILPLIIECEGNDYLMLFNTEERLKKWAGDDVKWVGVPGYVLAATAMPPLHMALNVGTEYSKRFLPDEIAWLREVVERCNEAEPEQAQPNP is encoded by the coding sequence ATGGAAACATCACCGGAAACACCCCAGGAGACGAATGGACTCGATCAGGCGCTGCTGACACTGCGCGAGGACATGGCCGACGCCAAGCGCCAGTCGAAGTTTTACGATACCTTCCTCAATACGATCTTCTGTGTCCCTACATTTGACCAGCAGGAACTCGACGGAGAATCGGCGGTTGAGGAAGGGCAGATTCTTCCCCTGATCATCGAATGTGAGGGGAATGATTACCTGATGCTTTTCAACACCGAAGAGCGCTTGAAGAAGTGGGCAGGAGACGATGTCAAGTGGGTCGGGGTTCCGGGATACGTTCTGGCTGCCACGGCCATGCCGCCGCTCCACATGGCGCTGAACGTCGGCACCGAATACTCGAAACGGTTTCTTCCCGATGAAATCGCCTGGCTGCGGGAGGTTGTGGAGCGGTGCAACGAGGCAGAACCAGAGCAGGCGCAGCCGAATCCATAG
- a CDS encoding PEP-CTERM sorting domain-containing protein, translating into MPANTSKLLVLLVLLTVASNAQATLYDRGGGLLYDDVLNITWLQDANYSKTSGYDTDGLMNWSSANTWANTLSYYDSVRNVTYDNWRLASYTQPGRPVHYSWWYSVSDWIPDVDSELSYMFYSNLGQNHSGIFGNYQIGGQRSVGLVNNIQSDRYVLGDTAPDGYRNLIPWAFLFNDGEHIEFNEYAKAYAWAVRDGDVASMASPVPEPSIMILLGGGLAVLAFWRRK; encoded by the coding sequence ATGCCTGCTAACACATCTAAGTTACTTGTCTTGCTTGTCCTTCTCACCGTAGCGTCCAATGCTCAAGCTACGTTATATGATCGTGGCGGTGGCTTGCTATACGACGATGTACTTAACATCACTTGGCTTCAGGACGCTAATTACTCCAAGACAAGTGGTTACGACACAGATGGGTTGATGAACTGGAGTTCAGCGAACACTTGGGCTAACACTCTTTCCTACTATGACAGTGTACGCAATGTAACGTACGATAACTGGCGCCTAGCAAGTTATACACAGCCAGGACGCCCTGTTCATTATAGTTGGTGGTATAGTGTTTCCGATTGGATACCAGATGTCGATAGTGAATTGAGCTATATGTTTTATTCGAATCTTGGACAGAACCACTCTGGCATTTTCGGCAATTATCAAATCGGAGGTCAAAGAAGCGTCGGGCTGGTGAACAACATTCAATCAGACAGATATGTGCTTGGTGATACCGCGCCTGATGGATACCGGAATTTAATACCATGGGCCTTTTTATTCAACGACGGTGAACATATTGAATTTAACGAATATGCAAAAGCATATGCTTGGGCTGTACGTGACGGAGATGTTGCATCCATGGCTTCGCCTGTTCCAGAACCTTCAATAATGATCCTTCTAGGTGGTGGTCTTGCTGTTCTTGCCTTCTGGAGAAGAAAGTAA
- a CDS encoding GGDEF domain-containing protein, whose product MGGEEFAAVLVEIDVEQAMQVAQSLCTTVAETSIVVQEGESLQVTISLGLTGLKGRTITFDSLLKEADLALYRAKQSGRNRVVCND is encoded by the coding sequence ATGGGTGGAGAAGAGTTCGCCGCAGTTCTGGTTGAAATCGACGTGGAGCAAGCCATGCAGGTGGCGCAAAGTCTCTGCACGACGGTCGCGGAAACCAGCATAGTTGTGCAGGAGGGCGAATCGCTGCAGGTCACCATCTCGCTTGGACTCACAGGATTGAAGGGACGCACCATCACTTTTGACAGCTTGCTGAAGGAAGCAGACCTGGCCCTGTACCGGGCAAAGCAATCGGGACGCAACAGAGTTGTGTGCAACGATTAG
- a CDS encoding winged helix-turn-helix domain-containing protein: MEKIDARKQSREELLARRQQVIRLYEEKVPVMKIVEASGLSWPAVNAAIKHYTAGGESALKPAQRGRKLGTGRSLTEEQENELRNIFYTKRPWQLGIRGSSRKLFLWNRDAVMQLIEQKCGVRLSVRCVAKYLERWGFSSMKRHQQPKELCSKHVKKWLDENYEKIGERAKIENAGIYWINKKSVDTIKKPTSENNSRSPKLSLIYVISNKGKEHWMFIKGKYTQDKQIKFLKALINGLNKHVILIRDDFKYYSGKQVVDWVFDNKNKIELHPTRQPKTKKYVIYDKRPCLDSNMSND, translated from the coding sequence ATGGAAAAAATCGATGCCAGGAAACAATCGAGAGAGGAATTGCTTGCAAGGCGTCAGCAGGTGATTCGTCTTTACGAAGAGAAGGTCCCTGTGATGAAGATAGTTGAGGCCAGTGGCTTGAGTTGGCCTGCTGTGAATGCTGCGATCAAACATTACACTGCAGGGGGTGAATCAGCACTCAAACCTGCGCAACGGGGCAGAAAACTAGGTACAGGTCGATCATTGACTGAGGAGCAAGAAAACGAATTACGCAACATTTTCTACACGAAGCGACCATGGCAACTTGGTATCAGGGGCTCCTCACGAAAACTATTCTTGTGGAATCGGGATGCAGTCATGCAATTGATTGAACAGAAGTGTGGAGTCAGGTTATCAGTACGATGTGTGGCTAAATATCTTGAACGATGGGGTTTTTCATCGATGAAACGGCATCAGCAGCCAAAAGAGCTGTGCTCTAAACATGTCAAAAAATGGCTCGATGAAAATTACGAAAAAATTGGAGAACGCGCTAAAATAGAAAATGCTGGCATTTACTGGATAAACAAAAAATCAGTTGACACTATCAAAAAACCGACATCTGAAAATAATTCCAGATCACCGAAACTATCGTTGATATACGTTATTAGCAATAAAGGTAAAGAGCACTGGATGTTTATTAAGGGTAAATATACACAAGATAAGCAGATAAAATTTTTGAAGGCACTGATAAATGGATTAAATAAGCACGTGATACTGATACGTGATGATTTTAAATATTACTCAGGAAAACAAGTAGTAGATTGGGTATTTGATAATAAAAACAAGATAGAATTACACCCAACACGTCAACCAAAAACAAAAAAATATGTTATATATGATAAAAGGCCATGTCTTGACAGTAATATGAGCAACGACTGA
- a CDS encoding sensor domain-containing diguanylate cyclase produces MKLFFAALALLFGLHSSTPPVFAEDLVVSRAVLEDKAGTLTIADAARSTFKPVGPTLSRGFTNSVYWLRLRVRAPAKESEVDLFIRQPFLNEIRLYEADAGPPSNWKTRVTGNHYAFSERDRARSSLGFVVNVTSPEATYYLRLKTRSTLQMSVEALHPDEAEHKSHQFDLLEVFFVTSMLLLLLWAIHSYLLDRLPVVGLFAIHQAVYTLYGIAITGYLAPLLPAGFPQLADLSTAVSYCAVSFTTLLFCRTLFTPYQPPPLLMRGLNLFLLVFPFQLAAMAFGYTTFAVILNAVLIRVSWWYFVVMTFTLRKEHSPSRRLLQLFFVAITIIFTLFWLSSHSSPLGPINNMGRQILIANGLIIGGLFAMILNSRLRSLQQEAQQSALDLLVAQKTLELERTLKEKAEIQARTDYLTGLHNRRHFIEQAEHELARAVRYHRPLSLLMIDIDHFKSINDTWGHSTGDAVLRKVSLLIRNTLRKVDIMGRMGGEEFAAVLVEIDVEQAMQVAQRLCTTVAETSFARWISWVVWVEKSSPQFWLKSTWSKPCRWRKVSARRSRKPA; encoded by the coding sequence ATGAAACTTTTTTTTGCCGCCCTGGCCCTACTCTTCGGACTCCATAGCAGTACTCCACCGGTTTTTGCCGAAGACCTGGTTGTGTCGCGCGCCGTGCTGGAAGACAAGGCCGGAACGCTGACGATCGCCGATGCGGCGAGAAGCACGTTCAAACCGGTCGGACCCACGCTTTCCAGGGGTTTCACCAACTCCGTGTATTGGCTGCGCCTGCGTGTCAGGGCACCCGCCAAAGAGAGCGAGGTGGATCTTTTTATCCGCCAACCCTTTCTCAATGAAATCCGCCTTTACGAAGCCGATGCGGGGCCCCCGTCAAACTGGAAGACGCGCGTGACCGGCAACCACTACGCGTTCAGCGAGCGTGACCGCGCCAGAAGTTCCCTGGGATTTGTCGTCAATGTTACCTCCCCCGAGGCCACGTACTATCTTCGTCTGAAGACCAGGTCCACGTTGCAGATGAGTGTGGAAGCCCTGCACCCGGACGAGGCGGAACATAAGAGCCATCAGTTCGATCTGCTGGAAGTGTTTTTCGTGACCTCCATGCTGTTGTTACTGCTCTGGGCGATCCACAGCTATCTGCTGGACCGGTTGCCGGTGGTTGGGCTGTTTGCCATTCACCAAGCAGTGTACACACTGTATGGCATAGCCATTACGGGCTACCTGGCTCCCCTGCTTCCCGCCGGTTTTCCTCAACTGGCGGATTTATCCACCGCTGTTTCCTACTGCGCGGTAAGCTTCACGACACTGCTCTTCTGCCGGACTCTGTTCACCCCCTATCAGCCACCTCCGCTGCTGATGCGCGGGCTCAACCTGTTTCTGCTGGTGTTTCCTTTTCAATTGGCGGCAATGGCTTTTGGATATACTACCTTTGCCGTCATCCTCAACGCCGTGCTGATCCGGGTCAGCTGGTGGTATTTTGTCGTCATGACCTTTACCCTCCGTAAGGAGCACTCGCCAAGCCGGCGTTTGCTGCAACTCTTCTTCGTTGCAATTACGATTATTTTCACCCTGTTCTGGCTTTCCAGTCACAGCAGCCCGTTAGGCCCGATCAACAATATGGGCAGACAGATACTGATTGCCAACGGCCTTATCATTGGCGGTTTGTTTGCCATGATCTTAAACTCGCGTTTACGCAGCTTGCAGCAGGAGGCGCAGCAATCCGCCCTTGACCTTCTCGTGGCACAAAAAACCCTTGAGCTCGAACGCACTCTCAAGGAAAAAGCAGAGATACAGGCACGCACAGACTACCTGACCGGGCTCCACAACCGACGTCACTTCATTGAACAGGCCGAGCATGAGCTCGCGCGTGCGGTGCGCTACCATAGGCCGCTATCGCTGCTTATGATTGACATTGACCATTTCAAATCGATCAACGACACCTGGGGACACAGCACCGGCGACGCAGTTCTTCGGAAAGTGTCACTCCTGATCCGGAATACGCTTCGCAAGGTGGATATCATGGGTCGTATGGGTGGAGAAGAGTTCGCCGCAGTTCTGGTTGAAATCGACGTGGAGCAAGCCATGCAGGTGGCGCAACGTCTCTGCACGACGGTCGCGGAAACCAGCTTCGCAAGGTGGATATCATGGGTCGTATGGGTGGAGAAGAGTTCGCCGCAGTTCTGGTTGAAATCGACGTGGAGCAAGCCATGCAGGTGGCGCAAAGTCTCTGCACGACGGTCGCGGAAACCAGCATAG
- a CDS encoding antirestriction protein → MYSLSNGGFYLAPESDTPFQVSCMNGYEGTLSADALGITVCMYAYSQWSFSDIPELAEACAGQYHLLREYMFEHRR, encoded by the coding sequence ATGTACTCTCTAAGTAACGGAGGATTCTATTTGGCACCCGAATCTGATACCCCTTTTCAAGTGTCATGCATGAACGGATACGAAGGGACACTGTCAGCGGATGCTCTGGGCATCACGGTTTGTATGTACGCATACAGCCAGTGGTCATTTTCCGACATCCCGGAATTGGCTGAAGCATGTGCCGGGCAGTACCACCTGCTGAGGGAGTACATGTTCGAGCACCGGAGGTGA